The proteins below come from a single Miscanthus floridulus cultivar M001 chromosome 1, ASM1932011v1, whole genome shotgun sequence genomic window:
- the LOC136477435 gene encoding uncharacterized protein, translating to MEFALVETESFSPSCPTLIMPALSIGNVGQLAVDLLISSARARRVAYLDEPSVLPCAGNDAFGPDAVGDLALALEGYESTSHRLAFIQQRSPVITGMMVSFAKNVADFIISIGKNHIVIISSLDSGKRRVIDASSDMQVYYLSSCNEDGSDPEYEKLGWKKLEDYNTSQKRWSYLASLVEGGGLSEDMDDDTDEMTINDYYASLPFAALFSACKAKGLKVSCVLCYCSEGDNMPESFQLAEAVCKLLGHDPEKFHGNGSNGWIIPLSWKSVYGPPPDMSIF from the exons ATGGAGTTCGCCTTGGTCGAGACTGAATCGTTTTCGCCTTCCTGCCCCACGCTCATCATG CCAGCGCTGTCGATTGGCAACGTGGGGCAGCTCGCCGTCGACCTTCTGATATCCTCGGCGAGGGCGAGGCGGGTGGCCTACCTCGACGAGCCCTCCGTGCTGCCCTGCGCCGGCAACGACGCCTTCGGCCCTGACGCCGTCGGCGACCTCGCACTCGCTCTCGAAG GTTATGAATCTACATCGCATAGGCTGGCTTTCATTCAGCAAAGGTCTCCAGTTATTACA GGGATGATGGTTTCATTTGCAAAAAATGTTGCTGATTTCATAATCAGCATTGGGAAGAACCATATTGTCATTATTTCAAGTTTAGATTCTGGAAAGAGGAGGGTAATTGATGCATCCAG TGACATGCAGGTGTATTACCTTTCAAGTTGCAACGAAGATGGTTCTGATCCAGAATATGAGAAATTGGGGTGGAAGAAGCTTGAGGATTACAATACATCTCAGAAACGTTGGAGTTATCTTGCGAGCCTAGTTGAGGGTGGTGGTCTTTCAGAAGATATGGATGATGATACTGATGAGATGACAATAAATGATTACTATGCGAGCTTGCCATTTGCAGCACTATTCTCTGCCTGCAAG GCTAAAGGCTTGAAAGTTTCTTGTGTACTGTGCTACTGCTCAGAAGGCGACAACATGCCAGAATCTTTCCAGTTAGCTGAGGCAGTATGCAAACTTCTAGGTCATGACCCTGAGAAATTCCATG GAAATGGGTCAAATGGGTGGATCATTCCCTTGTCATGGAAATCAGTTTATGGACCACCACCTGATATGTCCATCTTTTAG